ATCAACGGGCACAGATGGTTCTGGAGGTGGTGCTGATGACACCTGAACCACTTCAACATCCTTATGTGGTATTTGTGAAGGCTGGGATGAAGATACAACGGTTTGTCCAGACTGCAATAATTGACCTGGGGTTACAAGAGAAGGGGCAGGTGGTTCTGTGCGGATAGAATTTGAAGAGCCAACAATTGCAGGAGTCGGCTGGGGTGTTTGGTACGACAAACTTGAGCCTGAAATTGCATTAGATTTATTGACCAATGGCACTGCAGCATTTACATCAGGACCAGCATTGGTAAAAGGAGCTAGCGATGGTAAATTAGTAGCTAGTGTGACTGCAGGAAGTGATACAGTTGGTGCCTTGTTTGGAACTGATACTTGGAAAGTTTCAGGAGCTAGTGTAGCCGAAGGTGCTGGAGGTAACATTGATGGAAGATTCGATGGAGGTGCAGAAGTAGATGTTATATTAGGTGAACTAGTACCCACAGGGAGGAAAGATGGTGGGAATTCTGGAAAATTTGAAGGCCCAGTTGGTAAAGAGGGGCTGAAATTGGCAAACTGCATTGGCTGCTGCATAGATGAAGGCATAGATAAGCCAGGCGGAGGTCGAAGCAAAGATTGCTGATGTAACTGAGGAAGTCCATTTGGGGCACCGTAATATCCTTGCCAATACATTGGCATAGCAAGCCCACCACCATTTGCATTTGGAGCAGGTGAAGAAGCTCCCCATGACCCTACATTTCCTCCAGGTTGATACAAAGGCCCTTGAAAATTTGACCCTGGGTGTCCAAGCTGATTTGTATGAGAACTAAGATCAGTCAAAGATCCACTTACAGCTGGTATACTCGTAGATGTCGGGGCTGAACGAGGATACTGAGACTGCAAGTAAATTCCACAAATTaggatattaattaatataatttgatgcaaaatatgTACTCAAATAGACACTCATTAACCTGAATAATAGCTGGATCGGTGTTTATTGGTGCAGTAGGCGGGGCAGGTGGAGAGGATTTCACCTGTAAATCCTGCAGAAAGAATTATAATAGATGTTTCAGCTTATCTGATTCGAATGAAATGGCACACAAACTACTCAAATCCCTCAGGAGGTAAATTTAATACATCCGGTGTCATTTATTAACAATATCCGtgtataaaaactaaaaaggcATAAGAAAATCCGGATCTGATTCCTTCTGCCTGTTCCTATATCTAGTATCTACTGATATTAGACATGATTTGCAAGCAAGTACTAGGAGCGCTCTACACAACAGGatcaagataaaaataaatgccataaaatatacattaatGACCAAATATCAGAAAGAAATTAATGTCATTCTTTCCAAAGTAATCAGTAGCAATTAGGAAAAGGTATGTGAGTAAGTTCCATATATGATACCTTGATGTCCGTCCCACGGAACAGTATATACTCATAGACTTTGTCACCAGGAGGTATTTGTGGACcatcctttttccttccttcagTTCCAAAAGAGCGCACTGTCCCACAaccacaaaaagaaaaataattactaCACTAAGCCATCTTGcaacaagaaaaaaaacatagaaaCAAGTTGTATGGCAGCATAAAATTATGGAAATAATAAATTACGAAAAGTAAAGGTGTTCGTCATATATGGACTGGCTTAGATTCGTAATAAATGTCAGCGAATCAGACAAATCAGAATAGTTTTTATTAAAGAACTGAACCAGTCTCATAAGATTTGGTTCAAATTGATCGACTTTACACAAAGCTCCTTTTCTTCGAGAAAAAACAAACTTCACAGTTTCTACGACCCAATTAAGAAAAACTACCTAGAAACCCTGACAGAAACAATAAATTGACCTGAACAATTCCATACGAAGAAAAACAAGCATAGATCTGTTCATCAAAAAATGGGATCCATTTGGTATCGAATTGATAAATGGAAATTAAAAACCAAACTTAAGGCACCAAACTCATGCAAAGAAAACCAAACAGAGTGATTAGATTTCTCAGCTTTAGGTCAGTTTTAATCAGTTATGAAACCCTACTTACAACCTCGTTGACACGTGCTCTAATCACAAATACAGTCTCTCTGCTAATAGGAAAAATGTAGTGTACATCGTACCCTTCCCGGAACCCATAATTGCGAGAAACTTGTACACTGGGCCACccttttagaaaatatatataataaagcTCTTTCCTTTTGTGTTCTAGAATATTCGCATGCAacatttttatagaaataagtATGATAattcttattcttctccaatgaTTAATTATCCATGGAGGAAAAACAGTCTGTCATTACCGttctttaataaataatgaaatccTTTCCATAACATCGTTATGTTTCTTTCTATCAAAAATAACCGTTCGTTAAAAAACTTTTGGATGATTATTGCAATTCTTTTGGAAAAAGCGAACACGACAAAAAGTCATTTCAGATGGGGTGGGTAATGGAACAAGGGGATCACTGTTAGATTCTAACAGTCCTTACCCCCACAAGCGGAGTTAGAGAGACTATTGCCATGAATGAACCTGTAATAGCTAGGCCACCAAGCAGCAAACATAAATGTCACAACAAGGGTCATCCTCTAAATGGAGAGGGAAAATAGTGACACGCAATAATAAAGGAATGAGCCGCACTCGGAAATCATCAACCAGTAAGAATGGCACACAACAATGAAAGAATTGCAATTCAAAACCTAAAACCCAAACGAAGTATCAAAGTGCTTGCTTCCAAAGCACCTAAACACACATTGAAGATTGCAGATAACATGCTTTAAGAATTCACAATCAGGTTTGCATTGAAGAACACATGCAGGAAGATAAAACCTCAGTGCTACTGAATAATTTCTGAAACCCTTCATCAGGAAACCCCCAAAACAATCAAAAGTTCAATGCAATTTCTTCCCTCATCCAAAGAACAAATCTCCACCACCACCCTCCCCTCCAAATAGAcatataaacaattaaaaaaattcaaagagagAGCAAATAACAAACTCCCAACCAAATAAAACCCTAGTTAAATACTACCCAGTAAAAATAACATTCGCATGCAACAATTCAAAGAATCACAATTGAGAAACAAATTGATCAGAAGCAGATATCAATCATCGATATTTGAAAGTCAAAACGACTTCCACAAGCAGACCCATTTCAGCAATTGAACAGAAAgcccacaacaacaacaaattcaGATCAATTTCTTccaatggaaaaaaaaaagaaaagaaagaacaagttttgatagtgttgatATGAAAGATCtgagaaaaagagaagaaagaaaTACCGTTTCTGAGGCCAATACTGGACTCATCGGTGTTGATATTATAGAGAACGCCCTCGTATCTGATCTCACTCTTTGATGTTAAACTAATCAAGCATCCAATGTAGGAATCGGCCGCGGAACTCGAACGAGAAGCAGTGTCGGATGCCATAACCTACGAAGAATCAAAAAACCATACACTGTGTTGTGTGTGTCTCACTTTTCAAAAACGCATACACACACGTTAGGGTTCAACCGGTTGTTTCTTAGGTGAGATGTGCGAGAAagggagagagagaaagagagagagagagactcAGAAATGAGTTAGTGAGTGTCTGACTGTCTGAGTGAGggataaaaacaaacaaatatccatacaatatttattattattattattattattattactacccttaaaaacactattatataaattcgtctaaaaatatatattatgtttttataagaaaaatatatgaatgaataataaaataaatccatcaaaagatattattattattattattattattattatttcaccAACAAAATAACACTATTACTATATagatcataaataaataatataatacattacaatataatttttcattttattttaattgatattctCTGTTTTACAAAATATACAAACAAAAAGTATGTGTATTTAAAGTTTacatacattattttaaagttaaatacatattaaaaaataataaatttaaattaattttatttgttttattttttgtaaatatttgcACTACTATATAACTTAATTCCAAATTTTGAAGAGAATGACCGAAGTGTTTAAACAATTTGTATTGAGTGTGGATTTAAgtcaacaattttaaattttatgaaattgattttgttaaaattaagttttaattaAAGTGATTCATATTATAGATAAAGTgactaatttaaataaataaaaatatcaaaaaaacaatgatttataattgaacggttttattttaaaagtttcacaTGTTTTTTTAGACAATTTTAAAGCCAAAGAGGGAAAAATATTATGGTTTTAGAGTCAGGGccacattttttatatatgttcgtttttaaatttatttgaaccgtacaaaaatattacagatggaaaaaatttatttcgaCCATGCaaaaattttacaataaaaacTCTATAAAGATGTTGGAAAATGTTTATTCgcttttaattttactaatccgttatttaaaatataattaaaaattaagatttaataatatattttaaaatatcggAATTCATAATTTGATAAAGATGAGTAAACATGTCTTGGATGAACATCCACCAAAGATAGTTCATGCAATATTTAGACTTGTTTCAAACACACTTTATCAATTATATGTaaaagatgtttttttttttaaaaaaaaaaaaaaaaaatatatatatatatatatatatatatatatatatatatatatattcatttaaattgataGAGTACATAGATACAAACACATATTCaacatcattaaaaataaaaatggtgaATTTGTGAACATATTCACAATATCcaagttaataatataaaatatataaataatgtgacaaATTCCTGACAGGAATATACATATCTCAAATATCCAACGTTGATAACCTAGTCATTAGTTGAACCAGTAATTGATTTGtcaatttaaatcaaacaaacacTACACCAAAACGAGAAATCaaacaatatttatttgaaacgacaaaatcataaaataaaaacctaGTATATTTGAAAACCACTTATGACCCAAAATATATTTTCCTATGAATGAAAGAGAAGAGAAATTTAGAGAGAATATGAAGTTATCTCCCCAAAATGTTTAGGATCGGTTAAACCAAACGATACTAAAAGTTTTCTCCCGTAAAAGATATTAGTATCAtactataatatttaaatacggTACAATATCAATATTGGATACCGTAACACATCGGCCATTACCTAGAGATAAGTACTGCATCCACACAGTCTCACTACCAATTGAGCCAGCCATTTTCGTTACCAGCGATGCTACCTCACGACcgagtttttgccttccgtggGATTCGAGACCGGTACCTAGGGAAAAGTACCGCCTCCACAGAGGCTCAATTGGTAATTTCCAAACAGTGGAGGGTGGGAAAGGGAGGGCGAGAAGAGTTGGCATAACTTATGTTGCCTAGCCAATCTAAATTAACAACTAactctattaatttatttttgataaatggATTATTAAAGATCTGGGAATTAGAATATTTGTGAAATACAAAAAGAAGCAAGGAGATGAATCTTGCTGGATGTTCGTCGTGGAATCCTTGTTGGTTTTGTTCTTTCAGCTTCTTCTTGGCAGAGAAAGTCACCATCCTTGTTATCTTCCTTCAAAATTCCATTAATACAAGAAAACTGTACTTGTGGTTTTGATGATGCGATAAATATAGAAACTAAATTCAAAGGAAATGAAATAATCTCTAGATCCAACCACAAGCAGAAGATGAAGTTGCAAACCCTTAATTATTCGATATTTAATTAATGCTTACTATCTAATACATTACTTAATTATTCGATGGTTCACTTCTTAGCAATTTTCTTCCTTCTCATTAGGAATGTTTTTTCAATTCTTATCTTATAGTGAAATAGATATGATATATACAACAAATGTTGTAGGTATACAAGAATCTATGCAATTAACGCAATTTTTTTGTTTCGATCGGACTTTTCTTTTCTCCTTTTTCCCAATACATACGCTATTTCAACCAAGGTTTATCATTTTTCGTAGTTTATAACTTCTTATTTAGAatcttatttcttttattattttcatcgcAATACAAAATAATTACTTCACTTAGTCACTATTCTGTCGCTCATTAGtttacaattttatatatattttcttttcgataaacgaaacataatttttttaattctttgccaaaataattctaaaaaaaattaatgatattcaTTTTACGAGAAATTGATTAAGATATgcattgttatatttattattatttttgtagcttataatttatcattgtttaaatttatttttttatgtcaaattataaatcaattacattatttttataattactatttataaatatagagtctcttaaacttttagagaactttttaaatttatgatagtattataataaaaaataaaataaataattaacaaaaaaaagtaaataaattacatggttctagtttttatttcaaagctttattgtattttttttttgtttctaccacaaaaataaagtaaagtaggacaattgattaaaaaaatagagtgaAACATTAACTAAGAACgatcaaataaaaatgtcacattttttattattttaaattaaataatgatgtcattttatatattattttatataattaaaagataaatttattaaacatttttattttaattaattaaattttcaactATAAGCTATCAATTACCAACTATCAATCAACTTTTGAAGTATCAACTAtcttataacttaattttatcaaattgatCCCAGCTCGAAAATTGAATTGCTCATCCATCCATATATCCTCAAGAGTAATCTGATTGTTCTCATTTCTCAATTCCTCCAATCTCCTTTTCCTTTATTCAATAAGACGTTTCCTTTCAACTTACTTTAGTTATCCAACTTTAATACAATTTACATTTTTTGATTAACTTTGTGTATGAATCGATAAAACATTTAACacaatgtattattttttatgaaattttattgTTACTTATGTGGTCGACAATTTTAATTTAGTGCAATGTATTGcaaattttaacaatttaactTAGTTTAGCATAGACGATTTTTctactatataaaaatatttcatagtttatttaaattttctgacattttgttgtttatttataaaaattattttaaaaattgaaatgttattttgaaagaaaaaaatacaatagaTTAGATggataattttttcattttatcagAATATAAATCGTATCTTGTggttatttaatgtatttcaaataaaataaaataaattatttttttttcatatttgtt
The genomic region above belongs to Cicer arietinum cultivar CDC Frontier isolate Library 1 chromosome 4, Cicar.CDCFrontier_v2.0, whole genome shotgun sequence and contains:
- the LOC101495322 gene encoding protein decapping 5-like — protein: MASDTASRSSSAADSYIGCLISLTSKSEIRYEGVLYNINTDESSIGLRNVRSFGTEGRKKDGPQIPPGDKVYEYILFRGTDIKDLQVKSSPPAPPTAPINTDPAIIQSQYPRSAPTSTSIPAVSGSLTDLSSHTNQLGHPGSNFQGPLYQPGGNVGSWGASSPAPNANGGGLAMPMYWQGYYGAPNGLPQLHQQSLLRPPPGLSMPSSMQQPMQFANFSPSLPTGPSNFPEFPPSFLPVGTSSPNITSTSAPPSNLPSMLPPAPSATLAPETFQVSVPNKAPTVSLPAVTLATNLPSLAPFTNAGPDVNAAVPLVNKSNAISGSSLSYQTPQPTPAIVGSSNSIRTEPPAPSLVTPGQLLQSGQTVVSSSQPSQIPHKDVEVVQVSSAPPPEPSVPVDAESQPPILPLPVTSQRPSHRPSGAPIQTHHGYGYRGRGNGRGRGPGGFRPSERFTEDFDFMAMNEKFKKDEVWGHLGKSNKSHSKEKDGEENASDEDGGEYEDNHEVSNSETKPVYNKDDFFDSLSCNSLNHDSQNGRLRYSEQIKIDTETFGDFTRHRGGWGGRGPWRGGGGRARGGYYGRGYGYAGRGRGRGPFGGRN